The region GATCACAGCCGTCCCCTCGTCAACTACAACATGGACGACGGCCCGCCATCCCATGAAGCGGACGTTCGGGACGGTCATCCATCCACCCCGTCTCCAGAGCCCCAAAACAACGGAGATGCCTCTCACGCCCACAATTTAGGGGCAGAGACATTTCATCCCATTCCCGTTCCCGTTGAAGGAGACGCCGTAATGATTGCCATGGTGAATGCCCTCAATCAAGCCGGTTCTATGCTCCACCAGCAGCACGAACGAATCATGGCCCTCGAAGCCGAACGACAAGAGGCCCGGCCCCAGCCGGTGAGTAGGATACAACAACGTTCGGAGCCAACGAAGAAGCGAGGACGTCGCTCTCCCGAACCCCACGCCAACAGGGCACGCGCCCATCGTGACGGTGGTCGAGCGAGAACATCACCAAGGCGCGGGCACAGCCCCGACAACAACGAACTGTCTCCCTTAAGGAGCGACGAGGAAGATTTGCATTGCCCCCTATCTCGGGCAATAATGGAAGCCCCGCTCCCCAAAGGCATGGAGAAACCGCCAAACCTAGCTGTGTACGACGGGACTACAGATCCCGACGATCACGTCGACAACGTCAACGCGATGCTCGACTACCGCAATGATATAACCGGGCACCTCAAATGCCGACTGTTCTCAACGACCCTCAGGAAAGGGGCCATGGCCTGGTACAAAAGCTTGGCCCCTGAGTCCATCACGTCATGGAGAGTCATGAGGTCCATGTTCACCCGGCACTTTACAGCTTCCCGTCGTCACCCCAAGACTGAGGCGACCCTTGAAGCCATAGtgcagaagaagaatgaaacACTGCGCTCATACATCGAGCGATTCAACCAGGAAGCTGTCGAGGTAGATACCACCGAGCACATGAAGAAGTATCTCCTCGAGAGAGGTCTCTTACCCGGCAGTGAACTTAGCAGAGCCGTAGGGATCGAGCCTCCCCGCACCTTAAACGAGCTCCTGCATAAAGCCCAGGCCTACATCAGATACGAGGAAAAGCAGGTGGCACACAATGCCCGCAGCGGACGTAACGCTGGGGAGACCGAGCACTCAAAACGCGAGGACACGAGCATTTCCCGTCGCAACGGAGACAGACGAAGAGAAGAAAGACCTCGCGAGCTCCGGGAAGGAAGAGGCCCCGCGGGCAGATATAGCGAGTACACCTTACTGACAGCTCCTCGAGAGCGTATCCTCGCAGAATGTATCAACTCTGAATTTAAGCAGGGCAGGGTCAGGTTCCCAAAACCGTCTGCACCAACGCCCCACACCGACAAATCAAAGTACTACTGCCGGTTCCACAGAAGTCACGGGCACGTGACCGAAGACTGCGTCCACCTGAAAGATGCGATTGAAATTTTAATCCAAGAAGGGCACCTGAAGCAGTACACGAGGAAGAACGAAGCTCCCAGACACGACGAGCCAGAGAAGAAGAGACCCCGGGAAAACACACCCCCCGACAACTCTCCCTATCAAGTGGCCCTCTGCGTGTCACGACCGGAAGATTTCTTCCCCCCCGACCATTGCCCGAGGGCAAGATCACTGCACTCAGCCCCTGGGAAGACTTCCCTACCACACTGGTGATATCAGGAGGAGGAACTAACGGGGAATCCGCGGCCCTCTCCGTCAAACGCAAGTTCGACGAACTCCTACTGACTGCCCCCGAGCAGAAAGCGACATTGACAAAATACCGGGGAAAATCCAACCCAATATCCTTCTTCCTGGAGGAACTCCCGGGCGGATCCCCGAACTCGGCCATCCCACTATTGATTAGAGCAAAGATGGCCCGATTCGACGTACGACGCATCCTGGTCGACGAAGGCAGCTCAGTGGATATCATGTACGTCCACCTCTTCAAGACTCTGAAGCTAGACAAGACCAACTTAGCCCCCTACGTCGGATCAGATCTCCAAGGATTCAACGGAGCAACAACCAGACCGTGGGGATATGTTGAGCTCCTCGTCACTTTCGGCGAACAAGAAACGGCCAGGGAAGTCAAAATCCAATTCCTGGTCGTAGACTGTCCGTCTCTCTACAATTGCATCTTTGGACGCCCGACACTGGCCGAACTCACTGCGGTCCCATCCACCGTCCACCTGAAGATGAAATACTACACCAAATTGGGACGTGTGGTCACCATCCATGGTGACATCGAAGCAGCCCGGCGATGCTACGACGCCGCAGTAAAAGGACAGGCCGTAGTCAGCACGAAGAGCAACTGCAACAACAAAAAACTCAAGACCGAGGATCCCGCCCGAGGAGTCAACGCCATCGACCTCGACTGTCGCGTCGGGCTGGACGAGACCGAAGAGGGGAGGTTCCCCAAGGAACGCTCTCTCGAACACCCGGTCCGACCAATCCCCGACGGGGAGTTCGAACTCATTCCTCTTGGGGACGATCCGGAAAGGACGGTGAAGATAGGTAAGGGACTACCCGAGGAAACAAGAGAAGAGCTAGTAGCATGCCTCAAAGAGAACTCCGACCTCTTCGCGTGGAATGCCGCAGAAATGCCCGGGCTGGACCCCGAGATCGCGTGTCATAAGCTAGCTGTAGACCGGGCAGCCAAGCCCATAGCACAGCGTAGACGCAAGCAATCGCCCGAAAAGGCAGAGGCTGCCGAGCGAGCTGTAAAAGACCTCTTAGAGGCAAATTTTATTTCTGAAGCCCAGTACACAACCTGGCTCTCTAATGTAGTCCTCgttaagaaaaataatggaaaatggcgtatgtgtgttgattatactgATCTTAATAGGGCTTGCCCGAAAGATGCTTTCCCCCTCCCTAATATAGACTCGCTCGTTGACAACTCTGCAGGTTTTAAACTCTTGTCCTTCATGGACGCATATAGTGGATACAACCAGATCCCTATGTCGCCCGCAGACAAGAAACACACAGCGTTCATGACCCCAACGGGCAACTACTATTACAACGTGATGCCGTTCGGGCTCAAGAACGCTGGCGCTACATACCAACGCATGATGAACAAAGTCTTCAAGGACGAAATAGGGGACATGCTCGAAGTATACATGGACGACATGATCGTCAAATCACACGAGGAAATAACCCATGCTCGACACCTTACGAAGGTATTCGAACAGGCGAGACAGTGTAAAATGAGGTTCAACCCCGAGAAATGCACGTTCGGAGTCCGGGCAGGCAAGTTCCTCGGTTTCTATCTCACCGAAAGAGGGATCGAGGCCAACCCCGACAAATGCCGGGCATTCTCGGAGTTTCCGACCCCGAAAACCAAAAAATCGATCCAGTCACTCAATGGAGTGCTCGCCTCACTCTCCCGTTTCATCGCCAAGTCCGCCCAGCACGCATTGCCATTCTTCAGACTCCTTCGCAAAGAGGCTACCTTCGACTGGACCGACGAATGCGAGCAAGCGCTACTCCATCTAAAGAAGGTTCTGTCCCAACCCCCGGTCTTGTCACGGCCATCAGAAAAGGAAACCCTATACTTATACCTATCCGTGGCGACCGAGGCCGTCAGCGCCGTTCTAATAAGAGAAACCGACGAAGGACAAAAGCCCATCTATTTTACGAGTAAAGCACTCCAAGGTCCCGAGCTCCGATATCAGCAAATCGAAAAGGTCGCCCTGGCCCTCATCAACGCAGCGAGGAGACTACGATATTATTTCCTCGCACACACGATAAAGGTGAGGACCGATCAGCCAATCAAACAGCTGCTCGGGCGCCCGGATATGGCCGGGAGGATGCTCAAGTGGTCACTAGAACTCTCCGAATTCGACATACAATACGAAAGTAGGAAAGCCTTGAAAGCTCAGGCGCTGGCCGACTTCGTCGCGGAGATGACCCACTGCCCGACTCCAGCAGAAAGCGCCCACAAATGGACGATCTTCGTCGATGGCGCCTCTAGCACATCAGGCAGCGGGGCCGGGATCATCCTCGAAAATGAAGAAGGGATCCTGATAGAGGTATCGTTAGCGCTAGCGTTCCCAACATCAAACAAccaagccgaatacgaagccttCCTCGCAGGCCTGAGGTTAGCCGAGGACCTGGGAGCAAAAGAGGTAAAAATATCCACCGACTCCCAGCTCGTGGCCTCACAAGTGCGAGGAGAATACCAAACCAAGAACGACAACCTCCTCGGGTACTTGTCCCTCGTCAAAGAAAAACTTGATAGATTTGAAAAATGGGAAGTTCAACACATACCCCGCGAGCACAACACTCGAGCAGACGTTCTCTCGAAACTAGCCAGCACGAGGAAAAAGGGTGGGAATAAATCAGTAATCCAAGAAATTCTCCCGCGGCCCAGCATCGACAAACTACCGCCTCCACTCGAGGTCAACGCTATTGGAGATGCCCACTGTTGGATGACACCCATCTACAATTACCTCACACGAGACGAACTCCCGGCTGACCCGAAAGAGGCGACCACTGTCAAACGACGCGCATGCTCGTACGTACTCCTCGAAGGCAAACTCTACCGGAGAGGATTCTCCATCCCACTACTCAAATGCGTCGAGGAAGAGAAAGTCCCCGACATACTTGGAGAGATACACCGGGGAATTAACGCTCAACACCTCGGCGGACGATCGCTCGCACGAAAAGCCCTTCGAGCAGGCTACTACTGGCCGACCATGCAAAACGATTCGAAAGAGCACGTCAAAAGATGTGACAAATGCCAACGACATGCCGACATGCACCTCGCACCCCCGAACGACCTCAAATCACtgtcttccccatggcccttcgcgtggtggggcatggacatcctcggacccttcgtcaccggatcatatcagaataaatacctcatcgtcggggtgattacttcaccaaatggatcgaGGCGGAGGCACTGGCTAAAATAACCGCGCAGAACATTCTCCGGTTCTTCAAACGCAACATCCTCGCTCGGTTCGGTATACCCCAGGCACTTGTCACAGACAACGGGACACAGTTCACGGACGGAGGATTCCAGGACTTCATCGCCAGCCTGGGCACCACACAGCATTTCACGTCTGTCGAGCATCCGCAGACGAACGGGCAGGCAGAGGCGGCCAACAGGGTAATCTTACGTGGCCTCAAACGCAGACTCGGCGAGGCAAAGAGGGCATGGGTCGAGGAGCTACATAGCGTCCTATGGGCCTACCGCACGACACCACATTCTACCACCGGGGAAACCCCGTTCCGACTAACTTACGGCACCGAGGCAGTCATCCCGGTGGAGATACGGACGCCAACAAGGAGGACAGAGGAGCCCCTAGACGAGGAAATGAACGATGAAACCCTTAGAGCCGAGCTCGACCTAGTCGAGGAGATACGTTCCGAAGCAGCTCTCCGGGAAACAACCCTCAAACAAAAGATAGCACTACGCCATGACGCGAAAGTCATAAAAAGAGAGTTCCAGGTCGGCACCCTGGTCCTCAGAAGAAACCAGAAAAACCCGAGAGAGGGCAACTGGCGGCCAACTGGGAAGGCCCTTACCGCGTCCGCGACAAACGAGCAACGGGGCCTATTACCTAGAAAACCTACAAGGAGAACAACTCGCTCGACCATGGAACGCAGAAAAACTTAGACAATATTACAGCTAAATACACCACGGGGAGACGTGGCAGGTACGACCACGCTCTTCGTCCCCAAAACCCCAGGGAGGAACCACGAGACCCGGGAACGATCCGGGGTCACATAACAAACACAACCCTCCCCGACGGTTGGGATCTTGACCAAGGCTCAACGTCGAAGTACCAAGACTGGCAGGGCACCCAGCTCGCGATGGGAGGACCCAAGCCTCGGGACCAGGGTTCGAACAACGGACCCGGGCTTCGATACCCACGGGCACAAAGCCCGACACTTCGTCGGTTCCCTAAACCGAGGAGATTAACAAAGTCGAGCAGAGTACGAATTCATACAAACAAGTATCAGACACAAACGAGCACAATGAATGATAACGAAAATATCATACATTAAAACGATAAGAGTGGCCGAAGCCAAGTACGCCCGAAGGCCATATTACAACGCCCGAAGGCCAAAATACATAAGGCACGCAGGCCATGATAACTAGAATCAAAGAAAAACAGATAAACTAAGACTCCGCTCGGAGcacctcttcatcctcttcttcttcttcttcttctccccccCAGCTCCTCCTCCACTTCAAACGGGCAGACAATCTCACCATCCCGGACGCAGTAGTTATAGGCCGACCCTGCCGTCACCAACTCAGGGTTCAGAAGCCCGAGCTGCTCCACAGCATTGTCGAAACCCTCTTTGAAGCAGGCCACGAGATCTTGGTTGAGAGTCCGAATATGCCCTAGCAACTCACCGCGCGAACCAAGGCGCGTTCCTCCTCGGTCTCATCTGCCAGGGACGGACCTTTCCCTCGAGAAACGCAACCTGAGCCCGTAAGCCAGCGTTGTCCTCGGTCAGCTTCTGATGGTCGGCCACCTGCTCTTCCAAGCTCGCCGTCGCAGCCTTCAACTGGTCCCTCTCCTTCTCCACCTCCTCCAGCTTCCGGCTCAGCCCTTCCTGTAGCTGATGCTCTTCTTTGTAGTCCGACAGATCTTTAGATAATTTTCCTTCTCCCCGGACCTGCAAAAGGGCACCCTCCAGCGAGGCAGTGGAGACCGAAGTGTCGGTCAAAACCATGGCCGTCTCCATCACCCGGATGACAGCAGCAATATCCCTGGCCAGATCTTTTCTCCGAACAGCAGCATCCTGGTCCAGAATAGCCTTGGCCTCAGGCGCGGGCACGACAATCGACTCCTCG is a window of Lathyrus oleraceus cultivar Zhongwan6 chromosome 6, CAAS_Psat_ZW6_1.0, whole genome shotgun sequence DNA encoding:
- the LOC127093624 gene encoding uncharacterized protein LOC127093624, which produces MARFDVRRILVDEGSSVDIMYVHLFKTLKLDKTNLAPYVGSDLQGFNGATTRPWGYVELLVTFGEQETAREVKIQFLVVDCPSLYNCIFGRPTLAELTAVPSTVHLKMKYYTKLGRVVTIHGDIEAARRCYDAAVKGQAVVSTKSNCNNKKLKTEDPARGVNAIDLDCRVGLDETEEGRFPKERSLEHPVRPIPDGEFELIPLGDDPERTVKIGKGLPEETREELVACLKENSDLFAWNAAEMPGLDPEIACHKLAVDRAAKPIAQRRRKQSPEKAEAAERAVKDLLEANFISEAQYTTWLSNVVLVKKNNGKWRMCVDYTDLNRACPKDAFPLPNIDSLVDNSAGFKLLSFMDAYSGYNQIPMSPADKKHTAFMTPTGNYYYNVMPFGLKNAGATYQRMMNKVFKDEIGDMLEVYMDDMIVKSHEEITHARHLTKVFEQARQCKMRFNPEKCTFGVRAGKFLGFYLTERGIEANPDKCRAFSEFPTPKTKKSIQSLNGVLASLSRFIAKSAQHALPFFRLLRKEATFDWTDECEQALLHLKKVLSQPPVLSRPSEKETLYLYLSVATEAVSAVLIRETDEGQKPIYFTSKALQGPELRYQQIEKVALALINAARRLRYYFLAHTIKVRTDQPIKQLLGRPDMAGRMLKWSLELSEFDIQYESRKALKAQALADFVAEMTHCPTPAESAHKWTIFVDGASSTSGSGAGIILENEEGILIEVSLALAFPTSNNQAEYEAFLAGLRLAEDLGAKEVKISTDSQLVASQVRGEYQTKNDNLLGYLSLVKEKLDRFEKWEVQHIPREHNTRADVLSKLASTRKKGGNKSVIQEILPRPSIDKLPPPLEVNAIGDAHCWMTPIYNYLTRDELPADPKEATTVKRRACSLGEAKRAWVEELHSVLWAYRTTPHSTTGETPFRLTYGTEAVIPVEIRTPTRRTEEPLDEEMNDETLRAELDLVEEIRSEAALRETTLKQKIALRHDAKVIKREFQVGTLVLRRNQKNPREGNWRPTGKALTASATNEQRGLLPRKPTRRTTRSTMERRKT